A window of Solea senegalensis isolate Sse05_10M linkage group LG20, IFAPA_SoseM_1, whole genome shotgun sequence contains these coding sequences:
- the ctdp1 gene encoding RNA polymerase II subunit A C-terminal domain phosphatase isoform X3, which produces MEKPPTDSGGGGDATAAAEGPAVQVADVYWPTGALPLRLLEWKVKPGSLINVDSVLALCAPIPHEKGTEAARLPEKKVKSDRAGVVKELCCQLGQVIPPGGVIVRIEECSHPIVMKGLCAQCGQDLTKELQSSNGKQQAPISTATVSMVHSVPELMVSSEQAEQLGREDQHRLQRDKKLVLMVDLDQTLIHTTEQHCQRMSNKGIFHFQLGRGEPMLHTRLRPHCKEFLEKIAKLYELHVFTFGSRLYAHTIAGFLDPEKKLFSHRILSRDECIDPFSKTGNLRNLFPCGDSMVCIIDDREDVWKFAPNLITVKKYIYFQGTGDINAPPGSREAQATKKGKKGPSSRPAESTESAGTLSAEEHNNGLRKRKDHNISQKDEPSIPQSSQVVPANDRTHPSEGVEDESGRSKDLVTAALPGAGSREAPEGDRTNVKEDGSNRLQEAQDGTNSSAPSHESNNLDFDLSSDSDNDSITEKPASLESDSEGKSCQAKKSGQEGVEQEPIDGVESQMRGVKENSSDVAEPSGVLPPDPELENGCSDRIEPETESQNSEQSGITTGEELLDQSMEDEMEEEEEEVDTDQDDHLIYLEEVLERIHAEYYARYAGYLRKESSEVPDIRKIVPELKGKALEGTTIVFSGLYPTNYPMERTREFYHAKALGAKISKNLVLASQDSSRTTHLVAARAGTEKVRQAQGCKHLHVVTPDWLWSCLERWERVQEQLYPLKEDYSKMQRSNSPAGFPENRGSLQKPVFQQAPILRRPPPLEPEIRTYDPVTGKLIRKGPHVSRPPPYLQVPGSLLLHDHGEQSCLRGTSKSPQDGATHSSSQDDEQPGPSHRKRQPSMSETMPLYTLCKEDLESMDKEVDDILGEESDNESDGQGKEKPVNEEVEDEEEEQPEQQQQQQQPGAGQIGDVLVPQAQSLEENLQTPSSQASAGVLRGQKRKIEEAEEEEEEEDDEEEEEKEKNKQFADESSKDSIEEEEGSSSEADEMAAALEAELNDFM; this is translated from the exons ATGGAGAAGCCTCCTACAGATTCTGGCGGCGGAGGAGATGCGACGGCGGCAGCGGAGGGCCCCGCGGTGCAGGTGGCAGATGTCTACTGGCCCACAGGGGCTCTCCCGCTTCGGCTTCTGGAGTGGAAGGTCAAGCCTGGGTCTCTCATTAACGTGGACTCCGTGCTCGCGTTATGCGCTCCCATTCCCCACGAGAAGGGGACGGAAGCTGCCAGGCTGCCGGAGAAGAAGGTAAAATCGGACCGCGCTGGAGTTGTAAAAGAGCTATGCTGTCAACTTGGACAAGTCATACCTCCCGG GGGTGTCATCGTCAGAATCGAAGAATGCAGTCACCCGATAGTGATGAAGGGTTTGTGTGCCCAATGTGGCCAGGACCTGACTAAGGA GCTGCAGAGCTCGAATGGGAAACAGCAAGCTCCCATCTCCACAGCAACAGTCTCCATGGTGCACAGTGTTCCAGAGCTGATGGTCAGCTCAGAG CAAGCAGAACAGCTGGGCCGGGAAGACCAGCACAGACTGCAACGGGACAAAAAGCTGGTCCTGATGGTGGATCTGGACCAGACCCTGATCCACACCACTGAACAGCACTGCCAGCGTATGTCCAATAAG GGCATTTTCCACTTCCAGCTGGGACGAGGAGAGCCCATGCTCCACACACGTCTACGTCCACACTGCAAAGAGTTCCTGGAGAAAATAGCTAAACTCTATGAGTTGCATGTCTTCACATTTGGGAGCCGCCTTTATGCACACACCATAGCTG gcTTTCTTGACCCTGAAAAGAAGCTTTTCTCACATCGGATCCTTTCTAGAGATGAATGCATCGATCCCTTCTCCAAGACGGGGAACCTTAG GAATCTTTTCCCGTGTGGGGATTCGATGGTCTGCATAATCGATGACCGAGAAGACGTGTGGAAGTTTGCACCGAACCTCATCACTGTGAAGAAATACATCTACTTCCAAGGAACGGGAGACATCAACGCTCCCCCTGGATCCCGGGAAGCTCAGGCGACCAAGAAAGGTAAGAAAG GACCCTCGTCTCGGCCGGCAGAGAGCACAGAGTCAGCTGGGACACTTAGTGCAGAAGAGCACAACAATGGTCTCAGGAAAAGGAAGGACCATAACATTTCTCAAAAGGACGAGCCCTCAATACCTCAGTCTTCTCAGGTAGTTCCAGCAAACGATAGGACACATCCCAGTGAGGGTGTGGAGGACGAATCGGGACGGAGCAAAGACTTGGTCACTGCAGCTCTCCCTGGGGCTGGCTCGAGGGAAGCTCCGGAGGGTGACAGAACAAATGTTAAAGAAGATGGTAGCAACAGGTTACAAGAGGCGCAGGATGGTACGAACTCTTCGGCACCGAGCCATGAATCCAACAACTTGGACTTTGACCTTTCcagtgacagtgacaatgaCTCCATTACAGAAAAGCCTGCTTCATTAGAGAGTGACAGTGAAGGCAAATCTTGCCAAGCAAAGAAGTCTGGACAAGAAGGTGTTGAACAAGAGCCCATCGATGGAGTAGAGTCTCAGATGAGGGGCGTTAAAGAGAACAGTTCTGATGTAGCAGAACCCTCGGGGGTTCTTCCCCCAGACCCAGAGCTGGAAAATGGCTGCTCAGATAGGATAGAGCCAGAAACGGAGTCCCAGAATAGTGAACAATCTGGCATCACCACAGGTGAGGAGCTACTGGACCAGAGTATGGAggatgagatggaggaggaagaagaggaagttgaTACAGATCAGGATGATCACCTGATCTACCTAGAGGAAGTGCTGGAAAGGATTCATGCTGAGTACTACGCTCGCTACGCGGGGTACCTGAGGAAGGAGTCCTCTGAAGTGCCAGACATTCGCAAGATTGTCCCGGAGCTGAAAGGCAAAGCTCTGGAGGGCACAACCATAGTGTTCAGTGGTTTGTACCCCACCAACTACCCCATGGAGAGGACCCGTGAGTTCTACCATGCCAAGGCACTGGGGGCCAAGATCAGCAAGAATTTGGTTCTGGCCTCCCAAGATTCCAGTCGGACGACACATCTGGTTGCTGCAAGAGCTG GCACCGAGAAGGTTCGCCAGGCACAGGGCTGCAAGCACCTTCACGTTGTCACCCCTGACTGGCTATGGAGCTGTCTGGAGCGCTGGGAGAGGGTGCAGGAGCAGCTTTACCCACTAAAGGAGGATTACTCCAAGATGCAAAG GAGCAACAGTCCAGCAGGTTTCCCTGAAAATAGGGGCTCCCTTCAGAAGCCTGTTTTCCAGCAAGCTCCCATCCTCCGCAGACCGCCACCTCTGGAACCAGAGATCCGGACCTACGACCCCGTCACGGGGAAGCTAATCCGCAAGGGCCCACATGTGTCTCGGCCGCCACCCTACCTCCAGGTGCCGGGGTCTTTGTTGCTGCATGATCACGGAGAACAGTCTTGTCTCAG GGGAACGTCAAAGAGTCCGCAGGACGGCGCGACACACTCGTCTAGCCAAGATGACGAGCAGCCGGGGCCATCTCATCGTAAACGACAGCCGAGCATGTCAGAGACGATGCCTCTGTACACTCTTTGCAAGGAGGATCTAGAGAGCATGGATAAAGAG gtggACGACATCTTAGGTGAGGAGAGCGACAACGAGAGTGATGGGCAAGGGAAGGAGAAGCCAGTtaatgaggaggtggaggatgaagaggaggagcagccagagcagcagcagcag cagcagcagccaggagCTGGACAGATAGGAGATGTGCTAGTTCCTCAAGCGCAAAGCCTGGAAGAGAATCTTCAGACTCCATCCAGCCAGGCCAGTGCTGGTGTTCTAAG
- the ctdp1 gene encoding RNA polymerase II subunit A C-terminal domain phosphatase isoform X1, whose product MEKPPTDSGGGGDATAAAEGPAVQVADVYWPTGALPLRLLEWKVKPGSLINVDSVLALCAPIPHEKGTEAARLPEKKVKSDRAGVVKELCCQLGQVIPPGGVIVRIEECSHPIVMKGLCAQCGQDLTKELQSSNGKQQAPISTATVSMVHSVPELMVSSEQAEQLGREDQHRLQRDKKLVLMVDLDQTLIHTTEQHCQRMSNKGIFHFQLGRGEPMLHTRLRPHCKEFLEKIAKLYELHVFTFGSRLYAHTIAGFLDPEKKLFSHRILSRDECIDPFSKTGNLRNLFPCGDSMVCIIDDREDVWKFAPNLITVKKYIYFQGTGDINAPPGSREAQATKKGKKGPSSRPAESTESAGTLSAEEHNNGLRKRKDHNISQKDEPSIPQSSQVVPANDRTHPSEGVEDESGRSKDLVTAALPGAGSREAPEGDRTNVKEDGSNRLQEAQDGTNSSAPSHESNNLDFDLSSDSDNDSITEKPASLESDSEGKSCQAKKSGQEGVEQEPIDGVESQMRGVKENSSDVAEPSGVLPPDPELENGCSDRIEPETESQNSEQSGITTGEELLDQSMEDEMEEEEEEVDTDQDDHLIYLEEVLERIHAEYYARYAGYLRKESSEVPDIRKIVPELKGKALEGTTIVFSGLYPTNYPMERTREFYHAKALGAKISKNLVLASQDSSRTTHLVAARAGTEKVRQAQGCKHLHVVTPDWLWSCLERWERVQEQLYPLKEDYSKMQRSNSPAGFPENRGSLQKPVFQQAPILRRPPPLEPEIRTYDPVTGKLIRKGPHVSRPPPYLQVPGSLLLHDHGEQSCLRGTSKSPQDGATHSSSQDDEQPGPSHRKRQPSMSETMPLYTLCKEDLESMDKEVDDILGEESDNESDGQGKEKPVNEEVEDEEEEQPEQQQQEEQQQQQEQQQQQPGAGQIGDVLVPQAQSLEENLQTPSSQASAGVLRGQKRKIEEAEEEEEEEDDEEEEEKEKNKQFADESSKDSIEEEEGSSSEADEMAAALEAELNDFM is encoded by the exons ATGGAGAAGCCTCCTACAGATTCTGGCGGCGGAGGAGATGCGACGGCGGCAGCGGAGGGCCCCGCGGTGCAGGTGGCAGATGTCTACTGGCCCACAGGGGCTCTCCCGCTTCGGCTTCTGGAGTGGAAGGTCAAGCCTGGGTCTCTCATTAACGTGGACTCCGTGCTCGCGTTATGCGCTCCCATTCCCCACGAGAAGGGGACGGAAGCTGCCAGGCTGCCGGAGAAGAAGGTAAAATCGGACCGCGCTGGAGTTGTAAAAGAGCTATGCTGTCAACTTGGACAAGTCATACCTCCCGG GGGTGTCATCGTCAGAATCGAAGAATGCAGTCACCCGATAGTGATGAAGGGTTTGTGTGCCCAATGTGGCCAGGACCTGACTAAGGA GCTGCAGAGCTCGAATGGGAAACAGCAAGCTCCCATCTCCACAGCAACAGTCTCCATGGTGCACAGTGTTCCAGAGCTGATGGTCAGCTCAGAG CAAGCAGAACAGCTGGGCCGGGAAGACCAGCACAGACTGCAACGGGACAAAAAGCTGGTCCTGATGGTGGATCTGGACCAGACCCTGATCCACACCACTGAACAGCACTGCCAGCGTATGTCCAATAAG GGCATTTTCCACTTCCAGCTGGGACGAGGAGAGCCCATGCTCCACACACGTCTACGTCCACACTGCAAAGAGTTCCTGGAGAAAATAGCTAAACTCTATGAGTTGCATGTCTTCACATTTGGGAGCCGCCTTTATGCACACACCATAGCTG gcTTTCTTGACCCTGAAAAGAAGCTTTTCTCACATCGGATCCTTTCTAGAGATGAATGCATCGATCCCTTCTCCAAGACGGGGAACCTTAG GAATCTTTTCCCGTGTGGGGATTCGATGGTCTGCATAATCGATGACCGAGAAGACGTGTGGAAGTTTGCACCGAACCTCATCACTGTGAAGAAATACATCTACTTCCAAGGAACGGGAGACATCAACGCTCCCCCTGGATCCCGGGAAGCTCAGGCGACCAAGAAAGGTAAGAAAG GACCCTCGTCTCGGCCGGCAGAGAGCACAGAGTCAGCTGGGACACTTAGTGCAGAAGAGCACAACAATGGTCTCAGGAAAAGGAAGGACCATAACATTTCTCAAAAGGACGAGCCCTCAATACCTCAGTCTTCTCAGGTAGTTCCAGCAAACGATAGGACACATCCCAGTGAGGGTGTGGAGGACGAATCGGGACGGAGCAAAGACTTGGTCACTGCAGCTCTCCCTGGGGCTGGCTCGAGGGAAGCTCCGGAGGGTGACAGAACAAATGTTAAAGAAGATGGTAGCAACAGGTTACAAGAGGCGCAGGATGGTACGAACTCTTCGGCACCGAGCCATGAATCCAACAACTTGGACTTTGACCTTTCcagtgacagtgacaatgaCTCCATTACAGAAAAGCCTGCTTCATTAGAGAGTGACAGTGAAGGCAAATCTTGCCAAGCAAAGAAGTCTGGACAAGAAGGTGTTGAACAAGAGCCCATCGATGGAGTAGAGTCTCAGATGAGGGGCGTTAAAGAGAACAGTTCTGATGTAGCAGAACCCTCGGGGGTTCTTCCCCCAGACCCAGAGCTGGAAAATGGCTGCTCAGATAGGATAGAGCCAGAAACGGAGTCCCAGAATAGTGAACAATCTGGCATCACCACAGGTGAGGAGCTACTGGACCAGAGTATGGAggatgagatggaggaggaagaagaggaagttgaTACAGATCAGGATGATCACCTGATCTACCTAGAGGAAGTGCTGGAAAGGATTCATGCTGAGTACTACGCTCGCTACGCGGGGTACCTGAGGAAGGAGTCCTCTGAAGTGCCAGACATTCGCAAGATTGTCCCGGAGCTGAAAGGCAAAGCTCTGGAGGGCACAACCATAGTGTTCAGTGGTTTGTACCCCACCAACTACCCCATGGAGAGGACCCGTGAGTTCTACCATGCCAAGGCACTGGGGGCCAAGATCAGCAAGAATTTGGTTCTGGCCTCCCAAGATTCCAGTCGGACGACACATCTGGTTGCTGCAAGAGCTG GCACCGAGAAGGTTCGCCAGGCACAGGGCTGCAAGCACCTTCACGTTGTCACCCCTGACTGGCTATGGAGCTGTCTGGAGCGCTGGGAGAGGGTGCAGGAGCAGCTTTACCCACTAAAGGAGGATTACTCCAAGATGCAAAG GAGCAACAGTCCAGCAGGTTTCCCTGAAAATAGGGGCTCCCTTCAGAAGCCTGTTTTCCAGCAAGCTCCCATCCTCCGCAGACCGCCACCTCTGGAACCAGAGATCCGGACCTACGACCCCGTCACGGGGAAGCTAATCCGCAAGGGCCCACATGTGTCTCGGCCGCCACCCTACCTCCAGGTGCCGGGGTCTTTGTTGCTGCATGATCACGGAGAACAGTCTTGTCTCAG GGGAACGTCAAAGAGTCCGCAGGACGGCGCGACACACTCGTCTAGCCAAGATGACGAGCAGCCGGGGCCATCTCATCGTAAACGACAGCCGAGCATGTCAGAGACGATGCCTCTGTACACTCTTTGCAAGGAGGATCTAGAGAGCATGGATAAAGAG gtggACGACATCTTAGGTGAGGAGAGCGACAACGAGAGTGATGGGCAAGGGAAGGAGAAGCCAGTtaatgaggaggtggaggatgaagaggaggagcagccagagcagcagcagcaggaggagcaacaacaacaacaagagcagcagcagcagcagccaggagCTGGACAGATAGGAGATGTGCTAGTTCCTCAAGCGCAAAGCCTGGAAGAGAATCTTCAGACTCCATCCAGCCAGGCCAGTGCTGGTGTTCTAAG
- the ctdp1 gene encoding RNA polymerase II subunit A C-terminal domain phosphatase isoform X2: MEKPPTDSGGGGDATAAAEGPAVQVADVYWPTGALPLRLLEWKVKPGSLINVDSVLALCAPIPHEKGTEAARLPEKKVKSDRAGVVKELCCQLGQVIPPGGVIVRIEECSHPIVMKGLCAQCGQDLTKELQSSNGKQQAPISTATVSMVHSVPELMVSSEQAEQLGREDQHRLQRDKKLVLMVDLDQTLIHTTEQHCQRMSNKGIFHFQLGRGEPMLHTRLRPHCKEFLEKIAKLYELHVFTFGSRLYAHTIAGFLDPEKKLFSHRILSRDECIDPFSKTGNLRNLFPCGDSMVCIIDDREDVWKFAPNLITVKKYIYFQGTGDINAPPGSREAQATKKGPSSRPAESTESAGTLSAEEHNNGLRKRKDHNISQKDEPSIPQSSQVVPANDRTHPSEGVEDESGRSKDLVTAALPGAGSREAPEGDRTNVKEDGSNRLQEAQDGTNSSAPSHESNNLDFDLSSDSDNDSITEKPASLESDSEGKSCQAKKSGQEGVEQEPIDGVESQMRGVKENSSDVAEPSGVLPPDPELENGCSDRIEPETESQNSEQSGITTGEELLDQSMEDEMEEEEEEVDTDQDDHLIYLEEVLERIHAEYYARYAGYLRKESSEVPDIRKIVPELKGKALEGTTIVFSGLYPTNYPMERTREFYHAKALGAKISKNLVLASQDSSRTTHLVAARAGTEKVRQAQGCKHLHVVTPDWLWSCLERWERVQEQLYPLKEDYSKMQRSNSPAGFPENRGSLQKPVFQQAPILRRPPPLEPEIRTYDPVTGKLIRKGPHVSRPPPYLQVPGSLLLHDHGEQSCLRGTSKSPQDGATHSSSQDDEQPGPSHRKRQPSMSETMPLYTLCKEDLESMDKEVDDILGEESDNESDGQGKEKPVNEEVEDEEEEQPEQQQQEEQQQQQEQQQQQPGAGQIGDVLVPQAQSLEENLQTPSSQASAGVLRGQKRKIEEAEEEEEEEDDEEEEEKEKNKQFADESSKDSIEEEEGSSSEADEMAAALEAELNDFM, from the exons ATGGAGAAGCCTCCTACAGATTCTGGCGGCGGAGGAGATGCGACGGCGGCAGCGGAGGGCCCCGCGGTGCAGGTGGCAGATGTCTACTGGCCCACAGGGGCTCTCCCGCTTCGGCTTCTGGAGTGGAAGGTCAAGCCTGGGTCTCTCATTAACGTGGACTCCGTGCTCGCGTTATGCGCTCCCATTCCCCACGAGAAGGGGACGGAAGCTGCCAGGCTGCCGGAGAAGAAGGTAAAATCGGACCGCGCTGGAGTTGTAAAAGAGCTATGCTGTCAACTTGGACAAGTCATACCTCCCGG GGGTGTCATCGTCAGAATCGAAGAATGCAGTCACCCGATAGTGATGAAGGGTTTGTGTGCCCAATGTGGCCAGGACCTGACTAAGGA GCTGCAGAGCTCGAATGGGAAACAGCAAGCTCCCATCTCCACAGCAACAGTCTCCATGGTGCACAGTGTTCCAGAGCTGATGGTCAGCTCAGAG CAAGCAGAACAGCTGGGCCGGGAAGACCAGCACAGACTGCAACGGGACAAAAAGCTGGTCCTGATGGTGGATCTGGACCAGACCCTGATCCACACCACTGAACAGCACTGCCAGCGTATGTCCAATAAG GGCATTTTCCACTTCCAGCTGGGACGAGGAGAGCCCATGCTCCACACACGTCTACGTCCACACTGCAAAGAGTTCCTGGAGAAAATAGCTAAACTCTATGAGTTGCATGTCTTCACATTTGGGAGCCGCCTTTATGCACACACCATAGCTG gcTTTCTTGACCCTGAAAAGAAGCTTTTCTCACATCGGATCCTTTCTAGAGATGAATGCATCGATCCCTTCTCCAAGACGGGGAACCTTAG GAATCTTTTCCCGTGTGGGGATTCGATGGTCTGCATAATCGATGACCGAGAAGACGTGTGGAAGTTTGCACCGAACCTCATCACTGTGAAGAAATACATCTACTTCCAAGGAACGGGAGACATCAACGCTCCCCCTGGATCCCGGGAAGCTCAGGCGACCAAGAAAG GACCCTCGTCTCGGCCGGCAGAGAGCACAGAGTCAGCTGGGACACTTAGTGCAGAAGAGCACAACAATGGTCTCAGGAAAAGGAAGGACCATAACATTTCTCAAAAGGACGAGCCCTCAATACCTCAGTCTTCTCAGGTAGTTCCAGCAAACGATAGGACACATCCCAGTGAGGGTGTGGAGGACGAATCGGGACGGAGCAAAGACTTGGTCACTGCAGCTCTCCCTGGGGCTGGCTCGAGGGAAGCTCCGGAGGGTGACAGAACAAATGTTAAAGAAGATGGTAGCAACAGGTTACAAGAGGCGCAGGATGGTACGAACTCTTCGGCACCGAGCCATGAATCCAACAACTTGGACTTTGACCTTTCcagtgacagtgacaatgaCTCCATTACAGAAAAGCCTGCTTCATTAGAGAGTGACAGTGAAGGCAAATCTTGCCAAGCAAAGAAGTCTGGACAAGAAGGTGTTGAACAAGAGCCCATCGATGGAGTAGAGTCTCAGATGAGGGGCGTTAAAGAGAACAGTTCTGATGTAGCAGAACCCTCGGGGGTTCTTCCCCCAGACCCAGAGCTGGAAAATGGCTGCTCAGATAGGATAGAGCCAGAAACGGAGTCCCAGAATAGTGAACAATCTGGCATCACCACAGGTGAGGAGCTACTGGACCAGAGTATGGAggatgagatggaggaggaagaagaggaagttgaTACAGATCAGGATGATCACCTGATCTACCTAGAGGAAGTGCTGGAAAGGATTCATGCTGAGTACTACGCTCGCTACGCGGGGTACCTGAGGAAGGAGTCCTCTGAAGTGCCAGACATTCGCAAGATTGTCCCGGAGCTGAAAGGCAAAGCTCTGGAGGGCACAACCATAGTGTTCAGTGGTTTGTACCCCACCAACTACCCCATGGAGAGGACCCGTGAGTTCTACCATGCCAAGGCACTGGGGGCCAAGATCAGCAAGAATTTGGTTCTGGCCTCCCAAGATTCCAGTCGGACGACACATCTGGTTGCTGCAAGAGCTG GCACCGAGAAGGTTCGCCAGGCACAGGGCTGCAAGCACCTTCACGTTGTCACCCCTGACTGGCTATGGAGCTGTCTGGAGCGCTGGGAGAGGGTGCAGGAGCAGCTTTACCCACTAAAGGAGGATTACTCCAAGATGCAAAG GAGCAACAGTCCAGCAGGTTTCCCTGAAAATAGGGGCTCCCTTCAGAAGCCTGTTTTCCAGCAAGCTCCCATCCTCCGCAGACCGCCACCTCTGGAACCAGAGATCCGGACCTACGACCCCGTCACGGGGAAGCTAATCCGCAAGGGCCCACATGTGTCTCGGCCGCCACCCTACCTCCAGGTGCCGGGGTCTTTGTTGCTGCATGATCACGGAGAACAGTCTTGTCTCAG GGGAACGTCAAAGAGTCCGCAGGACGGCGCGACACACTCGTCTAGCCAAGATGACGAGCAGCCGGGGCCATCTCATCGTAAACGACAGCCGAGCATGTCAGAGACGATGCCTCTGTACACTCTTTGCAAGGAGGATCTAGAGAGCATGGATAAAGAG gtggACGACATCTTAGGTGAGGAGAGCGACAACGAGAGTGATGGGCAAGGGAAGGAGAAGCCAGTtaatgaggaggtggaggatgaagaggaggagcagccagagcagcagcagcaggaggagcaacaacaacaacaagagcagcagcagcagcagccaggagCTGGACAGATAGGAGATGTGCTAGTTCCTCAAGCGCAAAGCCTGGAAGAGAATCTTCAGACTCCATCCAGCCAGGCCAGTGCTGGTGTTCTAAG